A region of the Polaribacter sp. L3A8 genome:
ACAATAGAATCTCCTACTTTATAACCACTCCACTCCCACCAATGAGATAAAATAGCTCTAATAATAGACTGCTCTTTTTTATCCATAAAAACAGTACTTTGTATACCAGAAGAACCACTACTAGAATAAGATATTAAATTAGCTTTATTTACTTTATTAGAAAGTAAACTATCTGAATTCCCCCTAATATCATCTTTTGTTAAAATAGGAAAACTATTTAACCAACCATAAGGATCTTTGCCTTCTAGTTGAATGGAATTGTATTTAGAAACTGTATTTACCGTATGTTCTAAAATATTTTTTAAATTCTTTTTTTGAAGATTTTCTAATTCAATTTCAGAGAAAGTATCTAACTTTCTCCAATATTTTAATTGTTTTAGATAGGATGATTTATTTATAAAATCTCCAACAGGTAAAAAAAGATTTTCAATTAATTTATTATAAATCATTTTAAAATTTTAAACCATTTATACTTTATAATTTCCCAATCGAATGTTTCTGCTTTTTCTCTTGCTTTTTTTGATAATGTAGGGTATTTACCTTCTATAACATCAACAATAGCCTTTGTCATCTGACCTACATTCTCTTTATCTACTAATAAACCATCTACTTTATTATCAATTAAATATGGCATTCCGCCTACATTGGTACTCACAATAGTTAAACCTAACGCCATTGCCTCAATCACACTTATCGGAGTATTATCAAAATTAGTAGTATTTATAAAAATATCATATTCTGTAGCTTTTTTATGCCAATCTTCTTTTGTTAAAACGCCTGTAAACTCAACAGAATCCTCTAAATTATATTTTTGAGCTAAACTTACTGTCTGCTGATATGAATCATCTAAAAACGGACCAACCATACATAAAGTAGGTTCTGGATACTCTTTTTTTAACTCTAAAAGCACCTTAATTGCTAAGGTTGGGTTGTATAGATGCTTAAAAGATCTTACCCATAATAATTTAGGCTGAATATTATATCTATTAATGTATTTATAATTTTTTAAAGAAATTATATTAGGAATAAACTCTGTTTTAAAACTCTTTTTTTCAAAAGCTATTTTTAGATAATTAGAAGGTGCAATATTTTTATAAGAATTATTAAATATTAATTTCGAAAACGAAGAACTGCTTAAAAGCCTTTTAGGTAAATTTCCACCATGCAAAATTGGAATATATTTAACTTTAAAAAAGCGAGACAATTGCGACGTTAATAAAGCGTAATAAAAGTTTGTTGTACTATAAGTATCTATAAGAATATATTCAACTTTATTCCTATTTCTAACCACAGCAAAACACATTTCAATTAACCTTATCAATTTATTTGTTTTACTTGATGATTTTACTAACGAATATCCTTCCAACTCTAATAGTGAAGAAAGCAAAGTCATAGTAGTTTGATACTTTGTTTTTTTAAATAAATTGTTACCAATATAAAGAATTTTCTTATTCTTCATGAAATAAATCATTTTCAATATCCGTAATCCTAATTAAACTTAAAGCATAAATAAAACCAGGTAACGCAACTCTCATAGCAGAGTGATTAATGGTTAAAAACCACATTATATAAAAGGCTATGATAAATGCTTTTTGAAAATTATTCGCTTTAAAAAAGTTTATGAGCGGTATAATTAACAGTAATAATAACAAAACGAACCCAATTAAACCATGCTCCTCAACCAATCTTCCTACTTCATTGTGAGAAGCCGCGGTAATTCTTTGGTTAGATTTCATTCTTTCATACTTACCATTTCCAACACCAATACCTAAAGGATGCTCAAAAAAATTATTAAACTGATATGCAATTAAATCCCCTCTACCCGTAGTTATATCTTTTTTTTGTATTCCTGATGCATTTTTACCTGTATATCTATTATCTAACATCCCCCCTGTTATATTAGAGGTATACATCCAAATAGCAATAACAAAAAATCCAGAAATTAACACATACTTAAAAAGAATTTGCAAACTCATTTTTTTATACAAAATGAAAAAAAAAGCAAAAAACAATAACGTTATAACTGCGGTAAGAATACCTCCTCTAGAAAATGTTAATAAACCTCTATATGAAAAATAAATTAAAAAAAAGGCATCTAAATACAGAGAACCTGTTAACTTTTCTTTTAAGAAAATAAAAACTACTAAAATAAACATACCAAGCCCAATAGCAGTCGCAACTTGATTTGGGCCAAATCCCCCTGTAGTTTCAAACATTGCCGCAGTACCAAAAACAATTTCCTTTAAATCTGGGGTTCTAAAATATAAATAGGTAATCATAGAAAACAAAGGCAATAGCATAAAAAATAACCCATCCATTAAGTTTTGTTTGCTAATAGGTCTTAGATAAAAATATAGTGCTGAAAAACCTAAAACAATAGGCCCACTTAAATTAAATGTAATATTTGTTCTTAAAGACTCTCCCTCTGGAACTTGTGTAAATACGATACCTAATAGTAGTAACAAAATATAAAAAATATAATGAATAGAGAATTTTTGTTTAAAGGGGCCAAAAAACATCCCCAATATTAAAAATATGATAACAGCATACTTACCCATTTCATATAAGAAAAAACCACCAAGCATCCTTATAAATATCTCACCCCCAACAATATAGGATGAAAACAAAAAAGCTTCTTCATTTTTATTATTCGTGCTTAAAATTAGAATTATAGGAAGAATAACACATACCAATCCAAAAAGTTTCGGAAAAAAGGAAAAGGTACCTAAATACCCAAATAATATATGAATAAATATGAATAATAACTTATTATTTAATATTTTTTGAATCAAATTATAGTGTATAAATTTTTACTAATTGATTTAAAAAACTTTTGGGGGAGTAATAATTAATTACATTTTTATAATGTAGCTCTCCAAAAGTCTTTCTCTTTTCATCCGAATTGATCAACTCTTCTAAAGCATTTTTCAATTCTAAACTATTTTCTTTTTCTACAACAATACCCGATTTACCATTCGTTACCACATTACCACATTCTCCAACATTTGAAACCACTACAGGTAATCTAGCCAAACCGTATTCTAAAAGTGCCAAAGGTAAGCCTTCCGACTTTGAAGACAAAACTCCAATTGAAGATTGTTGTAAAATGTATTTAATATCAGATTGTACACCGTAAAAAAAGACACTATCCTTCAATTGATATTGTTCAACAAAGTTTAATATTTCTTTAGAATAATTATCTTGATATAATTTACCCACTAAATGCAAAGTCCAATCTGGAAATTCTTTTACAATTTTCTCAAATGCATTTAAAAGATTCAAGTGATCTTTTTGTGGTCTAAAACCCGCTAACATCACAATCCTCTTTTCGTCAACTCCATTTAATTTAGTTTTTTGACTTAAATTTCTAAATTCTACAAAATTATTAATAAAAAACACCTTTGAACAAGCTAGATTCTTTTCTGCCCAAAATTTTAAAGTTTTATTTACAGAAATAATTGCAGAAAAAAAATAAGAAAAAAGTTTTAAAGCAAAAATTTTTCTTTCATTTAAAAACTCACTATTTCCATAATGATCGTGCCAAATTAATTTTATTTTAGGGTTTAATAACTTTACACAAAGCCCAATAAACGAAGAAGATGCATGCGCATGAACTCTATTTATTTTATGTTTTTTTACGTAAAGGCTAAGTTTTTTAAGTGCTTTTAAATCAATTATTCTTTTTCTTTCTAAGAATAAATAACCAACATTTTTATTTACTTGATATTTTAAATCCCCTTCTTTTCTAGTCACACAAATGTGAGATTCATAACCAACATCAGTTAAAGAATTAGCTATATTTACTGCTAAAACCTCTGCACCTCCTACATTTAAAGAGTCTATAATTTGTAAAACTTTAATTTTAATCATTTAATAATTTGCCTATTTCAAATTCAAATTTTTCTAATGTAAATTCTTGAGACCATTTCATTGCTTCTTTAGATTGTGTCTCATACTTTTTTTCCTTTTTCAAGTAGGCATTAATTACCAACAAAATAGAATCTACATTGCTGACTACAAGCGCCCCTCTAGTTCCGTCCCCTATCATATAAGGTACACAGGAAACCTTAGAAGTTATGGGTAACACTCCCCAAAACATAGCTTCAGCAACCACTTTAGGCCAACCCTCAGATTTAGAAATAAATAATAAAAAATGAGCTTTTTTAAAAGCTCCTTTTACAACATCTTTCTTAACATTACCATGAAGTGTAACGTAAGTAGCTAAATTCTTTTCTTTAATATAACCTTCTAAATATTTGCGTTCTGCACCGTCACCAAAAATATCTAAATGAATGTTTTTTTTAGTTTTACTTAATTCCTCTATAACCTTTACAGATAACATTGGCTGTTTTCCTTCTGTTAAACCCCCTACAAAGATAAAATTAATTTTACCATCTAAATTTCTTGGAGATATTTCTGTTATCTCTTTTTTAGAATAACTTGCTGTAAAAAAAGGGATAATATTTTTTGATTGATTCTTCCATTCTCCATATACCAAAACTTTACAATTTTTAGTTAAAAAAGTATTGGAAACAATCCATTTTTGTACCCTATAACTAAAAGGTTGATTCTTACTTTCTGGATCCCAATTACCTGCATATTTAACCGTTTTAGGTTTAGAAGGAAATAAAATTAGCACAAAACAACCTAATAAACCTACATTACCAGGGCATCTTAAATGAATATGATCTGCCCATAAACATGTTTTTATAATTTGAATTAAAATAAATGGAATTTTAAATATTGAACTAATTTTTGTTTTTAACGACAATACATTAAAAGCAGGTATTCTTTCTACAGTAATATTTTGGGTATTATAAGTTACTTCTATTGCTGAGATTTCTTCTTGTGAAATTGGAGCTACAATTCTTGTTTCAGAAACACTTTGTAACCAAAGATTCATTTCACGAACATAGGGTTCATAAGCATAAAACCTTTGATTTTTACTTTTATGTAAAGCATGTGTTATTATTGTAAACTTCATTTTGTGATTTTATTCTAATCTTAAACAGATTTTTTATATACAGCGCTAACGTAAAGAGTAGGACCTTCATACAATCCAAAAATTGATTTCATAAACTCAGTATAAAACTTAGACCTTTTAAAATTAATATATGGGAATTTTTTTATTTTACAAAACTCTAATTTAAATCCATGATTTTCTAGAACATTTGACACTGATTTTTCAGTAAAAAAATTTAAATGAATAGGAGGTCCACTTTGATATAAATTATCAATATTATTATTTTGAGTATTAAAATTTTTACGTTTATTATAATTGGGTACAGAAAAAACTAAACGACCATTGTTTACTAAAGTATCTTTAACTAATTCCAAGAATAAATTAACATCTTGTAAATGTTCAAAGACTTCCCATAACATTATTGTATCATATTTTGAAGTAAGTTCTTTCATCAAAGAAAAATCACCATTATAGAGTTTATTCCTAACCCTTTTGCTTTTAAGTGGGTTTCTTCATCGATTTCTATTCCTTGATAAATTATATTTTTAGTTTTAGTTAAATACATTCCTATTAATCCTACTCCAGAACCAATTTCTAAAACTTTAGATTTATTCTTAACAGTTTTGTTTATGATTCTTTTTCGATGGTAACCAATGTTTATTTTTCCATTTTGTAAATCTTTAAATTCTTTTATAGAATGTACAGCATACTGTGGTTTTAAACTGTTATATAACTTATTATAAACTGCTATAAACTCTTCTTCATTATAAATTTTTTCACAAAATATTAAGTTACAATTATTACATTTTACAAGATGATGTTGTTTATTTATTTTCGTTATTGAAGATTTACAAACCTTACATTTTTTAAATAATTCATTTTTCATTTTTTTTTGTTTTAAAATATGATTTATTACTTACTTTATTATTTATAGAATAGATTTTATCTAAAAAATCACCTACTTTATTTTTGGTGAAATTTCCCTTGATACTTTTACCAACAGTTATTTTTTTATTAAAATAACCTTCTCCATTTTCACCTAAATCTAATCCATAAATTTCTAATTTTTTATCACACATATCCGAGAGTACATAAGCTAATGCTAAAGCAATAAAGCCAGAATTAACTCCAAAAAAATCAATTTCTAATTTATTTTTAATATACATAATAAACTCTTCATAAACAGAATTGAGTGCTGGTTTAGTTTCATTATTAGTTATTAGAAACTCTCTTTTTGTTCTTGATTTAGACTTTAAATATTTATATAATAATTTAACACCATATTCTTTTTCTCTTCCTTCATTTGTCGCATAAAGAAAAACAGATCCTTTCCAATTTTCACTCTCTTTAAACGATTTTAAATATTTTATTAAGTAATATGAATCGTTAACCACATAAACATAATCTTTTTTATTTACTAAGCTTATTGCTGCAT
Encoded here:
- a CDS encoding glycosyltransferase family 4 protein: MKNKKILYIGNNLFKKTKYQTTMTLLSSLLELEGYSLVKSSSKTNKLIRLIEMCFAVVRNRNKVEYILIDTYSTTNFYYALLTSQLSRFFKVKYIPILHGGNLPKRLLSSSSFSKLIFNNSYKNIAPSNYLKIAFEKKSFKTEFIPNIISLKNYKYINRYNIQPKLLWVRSFKHLYNPTLAIKVLLELKKEYPEPTLCMVGPFLDDSYQQTVSLAQKYNLEDSVEFTGVLTKEDWHKKATEYDIFINTTNFDNTPISVIEAMALGLTIVSTNVGGMPYLIDNKVDGLLVDKENVGQMTKAIVDVIEGKYPTLSKKAREKAETFDWEIIKYKWFKILK
- a CDS encoding O-antigen ligase family protein; translated protein: MLLLLGIVFTQVPEGESLRTNITFNLSGPIVLGFSALYFYLRPISKQNLMDGLFFMLLPLFSMITYLYFRTPDLKEIVFGTAAMFETTGGFGPNQVATAIGLGMFILVVFIFLKEKLTGSLYLDAFFLIYFSYRGLLTFSRGGILTAVITLLFFAFFFILYKKMSLQILFKYVLISGFFVIAIWMYTSNITGGMLDNRYTGKNASGIQKKDITTGRGDLIAYQFNNFFEHPLGIGVGNGKYERMKSNQRITAASHNEVGRLVEEHGLIGFVLLLLLLIIPLINFFKANNFQKAFIIAFYIMWFLTINHSAMRVALPGFIYALSLIRITDIENDLFHEE
- a CDS encoding glycosyltransferase, translated to MIKIKVLQIIDSLNVGGAEVLAVNIANSLTDVGYESHICVTRKEGDLKYQVNKNVGYLFLERKRIIDLKALKKLSLYVKKHKINRVHAHASSSFIGLCVKLLNPKIKLIWHDHYGNSEFLNERKIFALKLFSYFFSAIISVNKTLKFWAEKNLACSKVFFINNFVEFRNLSQKTKLNGVDEKRIVMLAGFRPQKDHLNLLNAFEKIVKEFPDWTLHLVGKLYQDNYSKEILNFVEQYQLKDSVFFYGVQSDIKYILQQSSIGVLSSKSEGLPLALLEYGLARLPVVVSNVGECGNVVTNGKSGIVVEKENSLELKNALEELINSDEKRKTFGELHYKNVINYYSPKSFLNQLVKIYTL
- a CDS encoding glycosyltransferase; translation: MKFTIITHALHKSKNQRFYAYEPYVREMNLWLQSVSETRIVAPISQEEISAIEVTYNTQNITVERIPAFNVLSLKTKISSIFKIPFILIQIIKTCLWADHIHLRCPGNVGLLGCFVLILFPSKPKTVKYAGNWDPESKNQPFSYRVQKWIVSNTFLTKNCKVLVYGEWKNQSKNIIPFFTASYSKKEITEISPRNLDGKINFIFVGGLTEGKQPMLSVKVIEELSKTKKNIHLDIFGDGAERKYLEGYIKEKNLATYVTLHGNVKKDVVKGAFKKAHFLLFISKSEGWPKVVAEAMFWGVLPITSKVSCVPYMIGDGTRGALVVSNVDSILLVINAYLKKEKKYETQSKEAMKWSQEFTLEKFEFEIGKLLND
- a CDS encoding class I SAM-dependent methyltransferase, whose product is MKELTSKYDTIMLWEVFEHLQDVNLFLELVKDTLVNNGRLVFSVPNYNKRKNFNTQNNNIDNLYQSGPPIHLNFFTEKSVSNVLENHGFKLEFCKIKKFPYINFKRSKFYTEFMKSIFGLYEGPTLYVSAVYKKSV
- a CDS encoding methionine biosynthesis protein MetW gives rise to the protein MKNELFKKCKVCKSSITKINKQHHLVKCNNCNLIFCEKIYNEEEFIAVYNKLYNSLKPQYAVHSIKEFKDLQNGKINIGYHRKRIINKTVKNKSKVLEIGSGVGLIGMYLTKTKNIIYQGIEIDEETHLKAKGLGINSIMVIFL